One window from the genome of Actinomycetota bacterium encodes:
- the gatC gene encoding Asp-tRNA(Asn)/Glu-tRNA(Gln) amidotransferase subunit GatC has product MGISRADVEHVARLARLALTEDEIALFGDQLGRILEHAARVTSLDTEGVEPTSHPLPLRNVFRPDEPNFPAPCLSHEAALANAPAAEDGHFRVPRILEEEPAEGEA; this is encoded by the coding sequence ATGGGAATCAGCCGAGCCGACGTCGAGCACGTCGCCCGCCTCGCCCGCCTGGCGCTCACCGAGGACGAGATCGCCCTCTTCGGCGACCAGCTCGGCCGCATCCTGGAGCACGCCGCCCGGGTGACGTCGTTGGACACCGAGGGCGTCGAGCCGACGTCGCACCCGCTGCCGTTGCGCAACGTCTTCCGGCCCGACGAGCCCAACTTCCCCGCCCCCTGCCTCTCGCACGAGGCGGCGCTGGCCAACGCCCCGGCGGCCGAGGACGGCCACTTCCGGGTGCCCCGGATCCTCGAGGAGGAGCCGGCGGAGGGGGAGGCGTGA